One Coffea arabica cultivar ET-39 chromosome 5c, Coffea Arabica ET-39 HiFi, whole genome shotgun sequence DNA window includes the following coding sequences:
- the LOC113689165 gene encoding uncharacterized protein: MDQEKKDALLRRRRAAYAAKKQSCPLAPTLGAQQLEKNKSMRAHCSTGFETASFQANTPFGAHEIPATDVEDIMSSDELADAFDGISKQLAPDMGSQNLPPESSLPVSSSDVPSPLGVHRMVPVEEGTCVLDFGNSRISESSNNPQIVVNTRVEGGGKSKRSRITDSLRSKTIPTKPLVLPSVPDCEHCGAKRFTLEPPKFCCRGGEISVVCPTMPYELFRLYSGTDEECVEFRKWVRTYNNNLAFTSFGAKYDRALTKNTKGVYTFRVQGQVYHLLNSLVSPTDQATGVQLYFYDQEEELSKRLAGSPRLRESTLKLLMRILEANPYTKFFKGLRDIPDLDNHRIVLNSDPQLDQRVYNLPASSQVAAIWAENEDEALEKGAHIQVYTHSNVTHRIPHYFASYDPLQYPLLFPRGEPGWHYGIPKSTDPNEKNMDHDADDDVVPNFSLIGSASGLIQQEHEAAESGKKQRDTISAREYYCYLLQMRENDRSMLLHTRRLLQQFAVDIYVKIETSRLDFHRKNQTNIRTEILQGVMDSLSAGQTEGKNVGRRVYLPASFIGGPRDMRRRYVDAMALVQKFGRPDLFITMTCNTQWREIQENLKYGEDAQDRPDLVSRVFRAKFELLKAEIVKKKLFGEVAACVHVIEFQKRGLPHAHLLVILKPEFKPLNSDAYDRIVSTEIPDPKKQSYLYNLVIKHMMHGPCGILNKDNVCMKDGLCKNHYPKDFSEFTVHTEDSYPHYKRRNNGRSVRVRNSNLDNRWVVPYNPYLLALFDYHMNVEICSTVKLVKYLYKYVYKGHDRVSFHIHSESDPNDIDEIKDFQAGRWVAAAEAFWRIYRFNLNEMAPAVYTLQLHLPGQQMISFHKNTNLADLLDRADFSKTMLTKFFRMNKTNKRAQGLKCLYREFPEFFVWKPAKKKWTERKRKRVIGRVVTVAPNEGERYYLRLLLSHVRAPTCFEDLLTVNGKLMLSYREAAFQMGLLQSDTHLEDTLNEAAAFQMSSSLRTLFAILLAYCSPSNPRALWEKYEAEMSRDFERARSFSAQNVEHIRRCVLLDINKSLEQMGKNVNDYHLVPTDFILSHDERLTREIQSELSIQFTEQDLLLPSKLNIGQRYAYDVILQEVFSSGNTSFFVDGPGGTGKTFLYRSILATLRSQGFIAIAVASSGVAASILPGGRTAHSRFKIPFDISASKVCHISKQSSVARLILMAKLILWDEASMAKRDTIEVFDRLLRDVMDSDLPFGGKVVVFGGDFRQTLPVIQNATKDQQIEASFVNSPLWSSLRKLILTENMRAISDSHFSDFLLRIGEGCEPEDEDGKITLSNDISIPFDNKEDSLNRLVDFVFSDLSVYSSDPYQITNRCILTPKNTCVDDINEMMIDQGQRSSSKPRVRLTRRFKDAGEIEEGPTGVDDSGSTKKTKLV; the protein is encoded by the exons ATggatcaagaaaagaaagatgcaTTGTTACGCCGTAGGAGGGCTGCCTATGCTGCGAAAAAACAAAGTTGTCCTCTTGCTCCCACCCTTGGTGCGCAACAGTTAGAGAAAAATAAGTCTATGCGTGCCCATTGTTCAACTGGTTTCGAGACTGCCTCTTTTCAGGCAAATACGCCCTTTGGAGCCCATGAAATACCTGCTACAGATGTTGAGGATATAATGAGTAGTGATGAATTAGCTGATGCATTTGATGGTATTTCTAAGCAGCTGGCTCCTGATATGGGAAGCCAGAACTTACCTCCTGAAAGTTCGTTACCTGTTAGTTCTTCTGACGTGCCTTCGCCGCTAGGAG TTCATCGCATGGTGCCTGTTGAAGAGGGTACCTGTGTTCTTGATTTTGGTAACTCTAGAATTTCTGAATCTTCAAACAATCCACAGATCGTTGTGAATACACGAGTTGAGGGCGGAG GAAAAAGCAAAAGATCTAGAATCACAGATTCTTTGCGCTCGAAAACAATACCAACAAAACCTCTTGTCTTGCCCAGTGTTCCAGACTGTGAGCACTGTGGAGCAAAGAGGTTTACCTTGGAACCACCCAAATTTTGTTGTCGTGGTGGGGAGATTTCTGTAGTTTGTCCGACAATGCCTTATGAACTCTTTCGTCTTTACTCTGGTACTGACGAAGAGTGTGTTGAGTTTCGTAAATGGGTTCGAACCTATAACAATAATTTGGCCTTCACATCATTTGGCGCCAAGTATGATCGTGCCTTAACAAAGAATACCAAGGGTGTTTATACTTTTCGGGTGCAAGGCCAGGTGTACCACTTATTGAACAGTTTGGTTTCTCCCACTGATCAAGCTACTGGTGTTCAGTTATATTTCTACGATCAGGAAGAGGAATTATCAAAAAGACTCGCTGGTTCGCCTAGGCTACGTGAAAGTACCCTCAAATTGTTGATGCGTATTCTTGAAGCTAATCCATACACTAAATTTTTCAAAGGTCTTCGAGATATTCCTGATCTAGACAACCATAGGATTGTTCTCAACTCTGATCCTCAGTTGGATCAGCGTGTGTATAATTTGCCTGCTTCATCCCAAGTTGCTGCCATTTGGGCAGAGAATGAGGATGAAGCACTTGAAAAAGGTGCTCATATTCAAGTTTATACCCACTCAAATGTGACTCATAGGATACCACATTATTTTGCGTCCTATGATCCATTACAGTATCCTCTCTTATTTCCTCGGGGTGAGCCTGGTTGGCATTATGGCATCCCAAAAAGTACTGATcctaatgaaaaaaatatggaTCATGATGCTGATGATGATGTCGTGCCTAATTTTTCCTTAATTGGAAGTGCATCAGGCTTGATTCAACAAGAACACGAAG CTGCTGAGAGTGGGAAAAAACAGCGTGATACTATTTCTGCAAGAGAGTACTACTGTTACTTACTTCAAATGAGAGAAAATGATAGATCAATGTTGTTGCACACAAGGAGACTGTTGCAGCAATTTGCTGTTGATATTTATGTGAAGATTGAAACGTCTAGACTTGACTTCCATAGAAAGAACCAGACTAATATTAGGACTGAGATTCTACAAGGTGTAATGGATAGTCTATCTGCTGGTCAGACTGAAGGAAAAAATGTTGGTCGTCGAGTTTATCTCCCAGCTTCTTTCATTGGTGGTCCAAGGGACATGCGCCGTAGATATGTTGATGCGATGGCATTAGTCCAGAAATTTGGTAGGCCAGATCTTTTTATTACCATGACATGTAATACACAGTGGAGAGAAATCCAAGAAAATCTGAAGTATGGAGAGGATGCACAGGATAGGCCTGACTTAGTGTCAAGAGTGTTTAGAGCAAAATTTGAGCTGCTCAAGGCTGAAATAGTGAAAAAAAAGCTTTTTGGGGAGGTTGCTGCGTGTGTTCATGTGATTGAGTTCCAGAAAAGGGGTCTCCCTCATGCTCACCTGTTAGTCATCCTTAAACCTGAATTTAAACCATTGAACTCTGATGCTTATGATCGTATTGTGTCTACTGAGATTCCAGATCCAAAGAAGCAGAGCTATTTATATAATCTTGTGATCAAGCATATGATGCATGGACCTTGTGGTATTTTGAATAAAGACAATGTTTGCATGAAAGATGGCCTTTGTAAAAACCATTATCCAAAGGATTTTAGTGAATTCACGGTCCATACTGAGGATAGCTACCCGCACTATAAAAGGCGCAATAATGGTCGTTCTGTAAGGGTGCGCAATAGCAACCTAGACAATCGTTGGGTTGTGCCATATAACCCATACCTTCTTGCTCTCTTCGACTACCACATGAATGTCGAAATCTGTTCAACGGTTAAGCTGGTCAAGTATTTGTATAAATATGTCTATAAGGGTCACGATCGGGTTAGCTTCCATATTCATTCAGAAAGTGACCCTAATGACATAGATGAAATAAAGGATTTTCAGGCTGGGAGGTGGGTAGCGGCTGCAGAAGCTTTTTGGCGCATTTATAGATTTAATCTGAATGAGATGGCTCCTGCTGTGTATACTCTTCAATTACATCTTCCAGGTCAACAAATGATCTCTTTTCATAAAAATACGAATCTTGCTGATCTCTTGGATCGAGCCGATTTTTCCAAGACAATGCTGACAAAGTTTTTCCGCATGaataaaaccaacaaaagaGCTCAGGGTCTTAAATGTCTATACCGTGAATTCCCAGAATTTTTTGTCTGGAAACCTGCTAAGAAAAAATGGACTGAACGGAAGAGAAAAAGAGTCATTGGTCGTGTTGTGACTGTTGCTCCAAATGAGGGAGAGCGCTACTACTTGCGTCTTCTGTTATCCCACGTTCGTGCTCCCACGTGTTTTGAAGATCTCTTGACTGTTAATGGAAAGCTTATGCTCTCCTATAGAGAAGCTGCCTTCCAAATGGGACTTCTTCAATCTGACACCCACCTAGAAGATACACTTAATGAAGCAGCAGCCTTTCAGATGTCTTCTTCATTAAGAACTCTCTTTGCAATCTTGTTAGCCTATTGTTCGCCGAGCAATCCTAGAGCCCTTTGGGAAAAATATGAAGCTGAAATGTCAAGGGATTTTGAGAGAGCTAGGAGTTTTTCTGCTCAAAATGTTGAACACATAAGAAGATGTGTTTTGTTGGATATAAATAAATCCTTGGAACAAATGGGAAAAAATGTCAATGACTACCATTTGGTGCCTACTGATTTCATTCTCAGTCATGATGAGCGCCTCACAAGAGAAATTCAAAGTGAGCTAAGCATACAGTTTACCGAGCAGGACTTGCTATTGCCTTCAAAGCTAAATATAGGCCAAAGATATGCCTATGATGTTATTTTACAAGAGGTTTTCTCTTCTGGAAATACCAGTTTTTTTGTTGACGGACCCGGCGGGACTGGTAAGACGTTTCTTTATCGCTCTATTCTGGCAACGCTTAGATCCCAAGGATTCATAGCAATAGCTGTTGCATCATCTGGAGTAGCTGCGTCTATTCTTCCAGGAGGGAGGACCGCACACTCAAGGTTTAAAATCCCGTTCGACATTTCTGCGAGTAAAGTCTGCCATATCAGCAAACAGAGCTCTGTTGCTAGGCTTATTCTCATGGCTAAATTAATTCTATGGGATGAAGCTTCTATGGCCAAGAGggacactattgaagtatttgaCAGGTTGCTCAGAGATGTGATGGACTCTGATCTGCCCTTTGGTGGCAAAGTAGTAGTATTTGGGGGAGACTTTCGTCAAACTTTACCTGTTATTCAGAATGCAACAAAGGATCAGCAAATAGAAGCCAGCTTTGTCAACTCACCTTTATGGAGTAGTCTTCGGAAGTTAATCTTAACTGAAAACATGAGAGCTATCTCTGATAGCCACTTCTCTGATTTCCTACTTAGGATAGGCGAAGGTTGTGAACCAGAAGACGAAGATGGAAAAATAACTCTATCAAACGATATATCAATTCCATTTGATAACAAAGAGGATTCACTAAACAG GTTAGTGGATTTTGTCTTTTCGGATTTGAGCGTGTATTCATCTGATCCATACCAAATCACAAACAGATGTATTCTTACTCCAAAGAATACATGTGTCGATGATATAAATGAGATGATGATTGATC AGGGACAGCGATCTTCTTCGAAACCACGAGTCCGTCTGACAAGAAGGTTTAAAGATGCTGGAGAAATAGAAGAAGGACCTACAGGAGTCGATGACTCTGGCAGcaccaagaaaacaaaacttgTCTGA
- the LOC113689166 gene encoding putative disease resistance protein RGA3 — translation MAALPLAKISERLPDGFLNQLEENVNPMKSVKTEVKYISEKLTTIGGLMSDAERRKLKEEEVRIWLQKLDELWVQHHIASRIKAIYDELEVIWNEAALFKFVKSHLATCEKPGSNLCDELEAFGRESDRDVIVGRLVSESSNKRDVGVLVISVVGTGGIGKTNLARIVFNDDMVKTHFRTSRNGSTLSRKKFLLILDSVCIQDEIKWLKIRDSLKDGVSGSGILVITRSERAQLMGTTYMHHLKQMPDSDCWEILSRRAFQGRSKEIFGKVEQIGKGVAKKCNGSPRAAKLVGSLLQSWFKVVVVVAVAIWELEEVSVDVELFPALYLTYHELSPELKCCIRYCAVFQKNLKIDVEGLIRLWMAQSYILNSSEANEIQMEERGREYFTLLYEFPQGLEKMTWLRTLTNVKIGTVYFNWSSLKNLNQLQEFMHIQIFDMVGTANAKLEERSTSKI, via the exons ATGGCTGCACTGCCCCTTGCTAAGATATCAGAGCGATTGCCTGATGGTTTCTTGAATCAATTAGAAGAGAATGTTAATCCCATGAAAAGTGTCAAAACAGAGGTGAAATATATCTCTGAGAAATTGACAACAATTGGAGGATTGATGTCTGATGCCGAGAGGAGAAAACTGAAGGAGGAAGAAGTCCGAATTTGGCTACAAAAGCTTGATG AATTATGGGTGCAACATCATATTGCCTCGAGAATTAAGGCAATATATGATGAACTGGAAGTGATTTGGAATGAGGCAGCTCTATTCAAGTTCGTTAAAAGCCATCTAGCTACTTGTGAAAAACCTGGTAGCAATCTTTGTGATGAGTTAGAGGCGTTTGGTCGAGAATCTGACAGGGATGTTATAGTAGGCCGTCTAGTATCTGAGAGTAGTAACAAAAGGGATGTTGGAGTTCTTGTTATCTCTGTAGTTGGCACTGGAGGAATTGGAAAAACAAATCTGGCTAGGATAGTCTTCAATGATGATATGGTGAAAACTCACTTTAGAACATCTAGAAATGG GAGCACTCTGTCTAGGAAGAAATTTTTGCTTATCTTGGATAGTGTATGCATTCAGGATGAGATAAAATGGCTGAAAATTAGAGACTCTCTCAAGGATGGAGTCAGTGGAAGTGGAATCTTGGTTATAACTAGGAGTGAAAGAGCGCAATTGATGGGCACAACTTATATGCACCACTTGAAACAAATGCCTGATTCAGATTGTTGGGAAATATTATCCAGGAGAGCATTCCAAGGGAGGAGTAAAGAAATCTTCGGGAAAGTGGAACAGATTGGCAAGGGGGTTGCAAAGAAGTGTAATGGTTCACCACGAGCTGCAAAACTTGTGGGAAGTCTCTTACaatcatggttcaaagtcgtggTTGTGGTTGCAGTTGCG ATATGGGAATTGGAGGAAGTATCTGTGGACGTTGAACTTTTCCCTGCTTTATATTTAACTTATCATGAATTGTCTCCTGAACTGAAATGTTGCATCAGATACTGTGCAGTCTTTCAGAAAAATTTGAAGATAGACGTGGAAGGTTTGATTAGACTGTGGATGGCACAAAGTTATATTCTCAACTCATCAGAGGCAAATGAAATACAGATGGAAGAAAGGGGACGCGAGTACTTTACTCT GTTGTACGAATTTCCTCAAGGGCTTGAGAAAATGACTTGGCTTCGTACTTTGACAAATGTCAAAATCGGTACAGTGTACTTCAACTGGAGCAGTCTTAAGAACCTAAACCAACTTCAGGAATTTATGCACATTCAAATCTTTGACATGGTTGGAACTGCAAATGCTAAACTCGAAGAAAGAAGCACCTCAAAAATATGA